From a region of the Mycolicibacterium sp. MU0050 genome:
- the thrC gene encoding threonine synthase, whose protein sequence is MSAPNTPVHRAWPGLIEAYRHRLPVAADWTAVTLLEGGTPLIHAKRLSEYTGCTVHLKVEGLNPTGSFKDRGMTMAVTDAVARGQQAVLCASTGNTSASAAAYAARGEITCAVLIPQGKIAMGKLAQAVMHGAKVIQIDGNFDDCLELARKLTADYPTISLVNSVNPVRIEGQKTAAFEIVDVLGHAPDVHSLPVGNAGNITAYWRGYREYHRDGLVDKLPRMLGTQAAGAAPLVHGEPVKEPETIATAIRIGSPASWSSAIEAQQESDGRFLAATDEEILAAYHLVARTEGVFVEPASAASIAGLLKSVEDGWVARGSTVVCTVTGNGLKDPDTALKGMPPVEAVPVDPSAVVAKLGLV, encoded by the coding sequence ATGAGCGCCCCCAACACCCCGGTGCATCGGGCCTGGCCCGGCCTGATCGAGGCCTACCGGCACCGGCTGCCGGTCGCGGCGGACTGGACCGCGGTGACGCTGCTCGAGGGTGGCACGCCGCTCATCCACGCCAAGCGTCTCAGCGAATACACCGGCTGCACAGTGCATTTGAAGGTCGAGGGACTGAACCCGACGGGGTCGTTCAAGGACCGCGGCATGACCATGGCGGTCACCGACGCGGTGGCCCGCGGTCAGCAGGCCGTGCTGTGCGCCTCGACGGGCAACACCTCGGCCTCGGCCGCGGCGTATGCCGCCCGGGGCGAGATCACCTGCGCGGTGCTGATCCCGCAGGGCAAGATCGCGATGGGCAAGCTCGCGCAGGCGGTCATGCACGGCGCCAAGGTCATCCAGATCGACGGCAACTTCGACGACTGCCTGGAACTGGCGCGCAAGCTCACCGCCGACTACCCGACGATCTCTCTGGTCAACAGCGTCAACCCGGTCCGGATCGAGGGCCAGAAGACCGCCGCGTTCGAGATCGTCGACGTCCTGGGGCACGCCCCCGACGTGCATTCGTTGCCCGTCGGCAACGCCGGCAACATCACCGCCTACTGGCGGGGTTACCGCGAATACCACCGCGACGGCCTGGTGGACAAGCTGCCGCGGATGCTCGGCACCCAGGCCGCCGGCGCCGCGCCGTTGGTGCACGGCGAGCCCGTGAAGGAGCCGGAAACCATTGCCACCGCGATTCGGATCGGTTCGCCGGCCTCGTGGTCCTCGGCGATCGAGGCGCAGCAGGAGTCCGACGGCCGCTTCCTGGCGGCCACCGACGAGGAGATCCTGGCCGCATACCACCTGGTGGCGCGTACCGAAGGGGTGTTCGTCGAGCCGGCCTCGGCGGCCAGCATCGCCGGCCTGCTGAAGTCGGTCGAGGACGGCTGGGTCGCCCGGGGCTCCACCGTGGTGTGCACCGTCACGGGTAACGGGCTCAAGGACCCGGACACCGCGCTCAAGGGCATGCCGCCGGTGGAGGCCGTGCCGGTCGACCCGTCGGCGGTGGTGGCGAAACTCGGCCTGGTTTAG
- a CDS encoding helix-turn-helix domain-containing protein translates to MPRSTQPARARLLRAADELFYAHGIAATGVDAVIEKAGVATGSLYKNFGGKADLVAAYLADRDRRFGELWETHIEAARDARAKLLALFDAHADWMRQTGALRGCAHVAAAAQLPADHAGVAAAVAHKQRLIDRLTELVEAVDVPAPRALAQDLALLYDGMLAAQAIGIDPDPLARARRLAEQIVHAADGA, encoded by the coding sequence ATGCCGCGAAGTACGCAACCCGCCCGCGCGCGACTCCTGCGCGCGGCCGACGAGCTGTTCTACGCCCACGGCATCGCCGCCACCGGCGTCGATGCCGTCATCGAGAAGGCAGGTGTCGCGACCGGCTCGCTCTACAAGAACTTCGGCGGCAAGGCCGATCTGGTGGCGGCCTACCTGGCCGACCGGGACCGCCGCTTCGGTGAGCTGTGGGAGACGCACATCGAGGCCGCCCGCGACGCTCGCGCCAAGCTCCTGGCGTTGTTCGACGCGCACGCCGATTGGATGCGACAGACCGGGGCACTGCGCGGTTGCGCGCACGTCGCGGCCGCCGCCCAGCTGCCCGCCGACCACGCCGGGGTCGCGGCGGCCGTCGCGCACAAGCAGCGGCTGATCGACCGCCTCACCGAACTCGTCGAGGCCGTCGACGTGCCGGCTCCCCGGGCGCTGGCACAGGACCTGGCGCTGCTCTACGACGGCATGCTCGCCGCGCAGGCCATCGGTATCGACCCGGATCCGCTGGCCCGCGCGCGCAGGCTGGCCGAGCAGATTGTCCACGCCGCCGACGGCGCGTGA
- the thrB gene encoding homoserine kinase, with protein sequence MIRTLPAGLVAKATVAASSANLGPGFDSLGLALSLYDEIVVETTESGLRVEVSGEGAGQVPTGPDHLVVRAIERGLAAAGMRADGLIVRCRNTIPHSRGLGSSAAAAVGGLAAANGLVAQTDCSPCDERTLVQLSSEFEGHPDNAAASVLGGAVVSWTEAGAEPVYSAARVQLHPDVRLHVAIPEIRSSTAETRVLLPEQVSHQDARFNLSRAALLVVALSERPDLLMAATEDVLHQSQRAPAMPASAEFLQLLRRCGVAAVLSGAGPAVLALSTASELPAEAGEYAASAGFTLRAVEVGEAVRWTSGVAVGA encoded by the coding sequence ATGATTCGGACTCTGCCGGCCGGGCTTGTCGCCAAGGCCACCGTGGCCGCCTCCAGCGCCAATCTGGGACCCGGCTTCGACAGCTTGGGCCTGGCGCTGAGCCTGTACGACGAAATCGTGGTCGAAACAACCGAATCCGGCCTCCGCGTCGAGGTGTCCGGTGAGGGCGCCGGCCAGGTACCCACCGGACCGGACCATCTGGTGGTCCGGGCCATCGAGCGTGGGCTGGCCGCCGCCGGAATGCGCGCCGACGGGCTGATTGTCCGCTGCCGCAACACCATTCCGCATTCGCGGGGACTCGGTTCGTCGGCCGCGGCGGCGGTCGGTGGCCTGGCCGCCGCCAACGGCTTGGTGGCGCAGACGGATTGTTCGCCGTGCGACGAGCGCACGCTGGTGCAGCTGTCCTCGGAGTTCGAGGGGCACCCGGACAACGCCGCGGCCTCGGTGCTCGGTGGCGCCGTCGTGTCCTGGACGGAGGCCGGCGCCGAGCCGGTGTACTCCGCGGCGCGCGTGCAACTGCACCCCGACGTCCGGCTACACGTCGCGATCCCGGAGATCCGCTCGTCGACCGCGGAGACCCGCGTGTTGCTGCCTGAGCAGGTCAGCCACCAGGACGCCCGGTTCAACCTGAGCCGCGCGGCGCTGCTGGTGGTGGCCTTGAGCGAGCGTCCGGATCTGTTGATGGCGGCCACCGAAGACGTGCTGCACCAGAGCCAGCGCGCACCGGCGATGCCGGCGTCGGCGGAATTTCTGCAATTGCTGCGGCGTTGTGGCGTGGCGGCGGTGCTTTCCGGCGCCGGACCTGCTGTTTTGGCGCTCAGTACGGCCTCGGAGCTGCCGGCCGAGGCCGGCGAGTACGCCGCTTCCGCGGGGTTCACCCTCCGCGCGGTGGAGGTCGGAGAAGCGGTCCGCTGGACATCCGGGGTTGCCGTCGGCGCGTGA
- the lysA gene encoding diaminopimelate decarboxylase, protein MNAHPAGPRHAEEVHHAGMPAKPQSPQETLLLAPHVWPRNLVRGDDGEVSIAGVTVTELAREFGTPLFVIDEDDFRSRCREIAAAFGGGSHVHYASKAFLCTEIARWVAEEGLSLDVSTGGELAVALHAQFPPERIALHGNNKSVQELTTAVEAGVGHVVLDSMIEIDRLDAIAGAAGVVQDVYLRVTVGVEAHTHEFISTAHEDQKFGLSLASGAAMAGVRRVFETQNLRLVGLHSHIGSQIFDVAGFEIAARRVLGLLRDVVAEFGVDKTAQISTVDLGGGLGISYLPQDDPPPMKELADKLLAIVADEAAAVGVPAPKLVVEPGRAIAGPGTVTLYEVGTVKDVAISATAQRRYVSVDGGMSDNIRTSLYGAEYDARLVSRFSEAPPALARIVGKHCESGDIVVRDTWVSDDIIPGDLLAVAATGAYCYSMSSRYNLLGRPAVVAVRDGVARLVLRRETVDDLLSLEVR, encoded by the coding sequence GTGAACGCGCACCCGGCCGGGCCCCGGCACGCCGAAGAGGTGCACCACGCCGGCATGCCCGCCAAACCGCAGAGCCCGCAGGAGACCCTGCTGCTGGCGCCGCACGTGTGGCCGCGCAACCTGGTCCGCGGCGACGACGGCGAGGTGTCGATCGCCGGTGTGACGGTCACCGAGTTGGCGCGCGAGTTCGGCACCCCGTTGTTCGTCATCGACGAGGACGACTTCCGGTCCCGCTGCCGCGAGATCGCCGCCGCCTTCGGTGGCGGCTCGCACGTGCACTACGCCTCGAAGGCCTTCCTGTGCACCGAGATTGCGCGCTGGGTGGCCGAGGAGGGACTCTCGCTGGACGTGTCGACCGGTGGCGAGTTGGCGGTGGCGCTGCACGCCCAGTTCCCGCCGGAGCGCATCGCGCTGCACGGCAACAACAAGTCGGTCCAGGAGCTGACCACCGCCGTCGAGGCCGGGGTGGGGCACGTGGTCCTGGACTCGATGATCGAGATCGACCGCCTGGACGCCATCGCGGGTGCGGCCGGGGTGGTGCAGGACGTCTATCTGCGGGTCACCGTCGGTGTGGAGGCCCACACCCACGAGTTCATCTCCACCGCGCACGAGGACCAGAAGTTCGGCCTGTCGCTGGCCAGCGGCGCCGCGATGGCCGGGGTGCGACGGGTCTTCGAGACCCAGAACCTGCGCCTGGTCGGCCTGCACAGCCACATCGGCTCGCAGATCTTCGACGTCGCGGGCTTCGAGATCGCCGCGCGTCGGGTCCTCGGCCTGCTGCGCGACGTGGTCGCGGAGTTCGGGGTGGACAAGACCGCGCAGATCTCCACCGTGGATCTCGGTGGGGGACTGGGTATCTCGTACCTGCCGCAGGACGACCCGCCGCCGATGAAGGAACTGGCCGACAAACTTCTGGCGATCGTCGCCGACGAAGCGGCGGCGGTCGGTGTGCCCGCGCCGAAGCTGGTGGTCGAGCCCGGCCGCGCGATCGCCGGGCCCGGCACGGTGACCCTCTACGAGGTGGGAACCGTCAAGGACGTCGCGATCAGCGCCACCGCGCAACGGCGTTATGTCAGCGTCGACGGCGGCATGAGCGACAACATTCGCACCTCGCTGTATGGCGCGGAGTACGACGCACGCCTGGTGTCGCGGTTCAGCGAGGCCCCGCCCGCGCTGGCGCGGATCGTCGGAAAGCATTGCGAGAGTGGGGACATCGTCGTGCGCGACACCTGGGTCTCCGACGACATCATCCCGGGTGACCTGCTGGCGGTCGCGGCCACCGGCGCCTACTGCTATTCGATGTCGAGTCGATACAACCTGTTGGGCCGGCCCGCCGTGGTGGCCGTGCGTGACGGTGTGGCCCGCCTGGTGCTGCGCCGGGAAACGGTCGACGACCTGTTGAGTCTGGAAGTGAGGTGA
- the argS gene encoding arginine--tRNA ligase, translating into MTPADLAELLKSTAAAVLAAHDLDSAALPATVTVERPRNPEHGDYATNLALQLAKKVGVNPRELAGWLAEALGNAAGIASAEIAGPGFVNLRIEASAQGLIVNNVLEAGAAYGNAEVLAGQNVNLEFVSANPTGPIHIGGTRWAAVGDALGRLLSTQGATVVREYYFNDHGAQIDRFARSLMAAAKGEPTPEDGYAGTYIADIAAQVLAKAPDVLSQPAEQQQETFRAIGVDLMFDHIKSSLHEFGTDFDVYTHEDSMHTSGRVDEAIAQLRKTGNIYDHDGATWLRTTDFGDDKDRVVIKSDGEPAYIAGDLAYYLDKRARGFDLCIYMLGADHHGYIARLKAAAAALGDDPDTVEVLIGQMVNLVRDGQPVRMSKRAGTVITLDDLVDALGVDAARYSLTRSSVDTPIDIDLELWSSASSENPVYYVQYAHARLSALARNAAELGLAADTAHLELLEHEKEGVLIRNLGEFPRVLKTAASLREPHRVCRYLEDLAGDYHRFYDSCRVLPQGDEEPTDLHRARLALCQATRQVIANGLQILGVSAPERM; encoded by the coding sequence GTGACCCCCGCCGATCTGGCCGAGCTATTGAAGAGCACCGCTGCCGCGGTGTTGGCCGCCCACGACCTCGATTCCGCCGCGCTGCCCGCCACCGTCACCGTGGAGCGCCCGCGCAACCCGGAGCACGGCGATTACGCCACCAACCTGGCCCTGCAGCTCGCCAAGAAGGTCGGCGTCAATCCGCGCGAGTTGGCCGGCTGGCTGGCCGAGGCGCTGGGCAACGCCGCGGGCATCGCCTCGGCCGAGATCGCCGGCCCCGGGTTCGTCAACCTGCGCATCGAGGCCTCGGCCCAGGGCTTGATCGTCAACAACGTCCTCGAGGCCGGCGCCGCCTACGGCAACGCCGAGGTCCTCGCAGGCCAGAACGTCAACCTCGAGTTCGTCTCGGCCAACCCCACCGGCCCCATCCACATCGGCGGCACCCGCTGGGCCGCCGTCGGCGACGCGCTGGGCCGGCTGCTCTCGACGCAGGGCGCCACCGTGGTGCGGGAGTACTACTTCAACGACCACGGCGCCCAGATCGACCGCTTCGCCCGGTCCCTGATGGCCGCCGCCAAGGGCGAGCCGACCCCCGAGGACGGCTACGCGGGCACCTACATCGCCGACATCGCCGCCCAGGTGCTGGCCAAGGCGCCCGACGTGCTCAGCCAGCCCGCCGAGCAGCAGCAGGAGACCTTCCGCGCCATCGGCGTGGACCTGATGTTCGACCACATCAAGTCCTCGTTGCACGAGTTCGGCACCGACTTCGACGTCTACACCCACGAAGATTCGATGCACACCTCCGGCCGGGTCGACGAGGCCATCGCCCAGCTGCGCAAGACGGGCAACATCTACGACCACGACGGCGCGACCTGGCTGCGCACCACCGACTTCGGTGACGACAAGGACCGTGTCGTCATCAAGAGCGACGGCGAACCCGCCTACATCGCCGGTGACCTGGCCTACTACCTGGACAAGCGGGCCCGCGGCTTCGACCTGTGCATCTACATGCTCGGTGCGGACCACCACGGCTACATCGCCCGGCTCAAGGCCGCCGCGGCCGCCCTCGGCGACGACCCCGACACCGTCGAGGTGCTCATCGGGCAGATGGTCAACCTGGTCCGCGACGGGCAACCGGTGCGGATGAGCAAGCGGGCCGGCACCGTCATCACCCTCGACGACCTGGTGGACGCGCTCGGGGTCGACGCCGCGCGCTACTCGCTGACCCGCTCCTCGGTGGACACTCCCATCGACATCGACCTCGAGCTGTGGTCCTCGGCGTCCAGCGAGAACCCGGTCTACTACGTGCAGTACGCGCACGCGCGGCTCTCGGCGCTGGCCCGCAACGCCGCCGAGCTGGGTCTGGCCGCCGACACCGCGCACCTGGAACTGCTCGAGCACGAGAAGGAGGGGGTGCTCATCCGCAACCTCGGCGAGTTCCCCCGCGTGCTGAAAACCGCTGCGTCGCTTCGCGAACCGCACCGCGTGTGCCGCTACCTGGAGGACCTGGCCGGCGACTACCACCGGTTCTACGACTCGTGCCGGGTGCTGCCGCAGGGCGACGAGGAGCCGACGGATCTGCACCGGGCGCGGCTGGCGCTGTGCCAGGCCACGCGTCAGGTGATCGCCAACGGCCTGCAGATCCTGGGCGTCTCCGCACCGGAGCGGATGTGA
- a CDS encoding homoserine dehydrogenase yields MSAVAEEKKSVGVAVLGLGNVGSEVVRIIGEDAEDLAARIGAPLELRGIGVRRVAADRGVPEELLTDDIAALVARDDVDIVVELMGPVEPARAAILAALENGKSVVTANKALLAQSTGKLAEAAEKARVDLYFEAAVAGAIPVIRPLTQSLAGDTVLRVAGIVNGTTNYILSAMNDTGADYDSALADASALGYAEADPTADVEGHDAAAKAAILASIAFHTRVTADDVYCEGITKVTAEDFESAKALGCTIKLLAICERLTTDKGKQRVSARVYPALVPLDHPLASVGGAFNAVVVEAEAAGRLMFYGQGAGGAPTASAVLGDLVMAARNRVQGGRGPRESKYAKLPIAPIGMIPTRYYVSLYVSDKPGVLSSVAAEFAKREVSIAEVRQEGVVNEGGERVGARIAVLTHSATDEALSETITALEGHEAVSSVASVLRMEGAGE; encoded by the coding sequence GTGAGCGCCGTGGCCGAGGAGAAGAAGTCCGTCGGGGTAGCGGTACTGGGGCTGGGCAACGTCGGCAGCGAGGTGGTCCGGATCATTGGCGAGGACGCCGAGGACCTGGCCGCGCGCATCGGCGCGCCCCTGGAGCTGCGTGGCATCGGGGTGCGCCGGGTGGCCGCCGACCGTGGCGTCCCGGAGGAACTGCTCACCGACGACATCGCCGCCCTGGTGGCCCGCGACGACGTCGACATCGTCGTCGAGCTCATGGGCCCGGTCGAGCCGGCGCGCGCGGCCATTCTGGCCGCGCTGGAGAACGGCAAGTCCGTTGTGACCGCCAACAAGGCGCTGCTGGCCCAATCCACCGGAAAACTGGCCGAGGCAGCCGAAAAAGCCAGGGTAGACCTGTATTTCGAGGCCGCCGTCGCCGGCGCGATCCCGGTGATCCGCCCGCTGACCCAGTCGCTGGCCGGCGACACCGTGCTGCGCGTGGCGGGGATCGTCAACGGCACCACCAACTACATCCTGTCGGCGATGAACGACACCGGCGCCGACTACGACAGCGCACTGGCCGATGCCAGCGCGCTCGGCTACGCCGAGGCCGACCCGACCGCCGACGTCGAGGGCCACGATGCCGCGGCCAAGGCCGCCATCCTCGCCTCCATCGCGTTCCACACCCGGGTCACCGCCGACGACGTGTACTGCGAGGGCATCACGAAGGTCACCGCCGAGGATTTCGAGTCGGCCAAGGCGTTGGGCTGCACCATCAAGCTGCTGGCCATCTGCGAGCGGTTGACTACCGACAAGGGCAAGCAACGGGTTTCGGCGCGCGTCTACCCGGCGCTGGTGCCGCTGGATCATCCGCTGGCCTCGGTCGGCGGCGCCTTCAACGCCGTCGTGGTGGAGGCCGAGGCGGCCGGCCGGCTGATGTTCTACGGCCAGGGCGCTGGCGGCGCGCCGACGGCCTCGGCGGTGCTCGGCGACCTGGTGATGGCGGCGCGCAACCGGGTGCAGGGCGGCCGTGGCCCGCGCGAATCCAAGTACGCCAAGCTGCCCATCGCGCCCATCGGCATGATCCCCACCCGCTACTACGTGAGCCTGTACGTCAGCGATAAGCCCGGCGTGTTGTCCTCGGTGGCAGCCGAATTCGCCAAGCGCGAGGTCAGCATCGCCGAGGTGCGCCAGGAGGGCGTCGTCAACGAGGGCGGCGAACGGGTCGGCGCCCGCATCGCGGTGCTGACCCACAGCGCCACCGACGAGGCGCTCAGCGAGACCATCACCGCCCTGGAAGGACACGAGGCGGTATCGAGCGTGGCCAGCGTGCTGCGAATGGAAGGAGCCGGCGAATGA
- a CDS encoding VOC family protein: MAIEFNHTIVAARDRTESATFFTEMFGLPSAKEFGPFLAVTIAHRASLDYAQAPAGADIVPQHYAFLVSETEFDEIYGRIRQRGLQHWADPHGQHPGEINHHDGGRGVYFRDPSGHNLEIITRPYGSGS, from the coding sequence ATGGCCATCGAGTTCAACCACACCATCGTCGCCGCTCGGGACCGCACCGAGTCGGCAACGTTCTTCACCGAGATGTTCGGCCTGCCCTCCGCCAAGGAGTTCGGGCCGTTCCTGGCGGTGACCATCGCCCACCGCGCGAGCCTCGACTACGCACAGGCCCCCGCGGGCGCGGACATCGTCCCGCAGCACTACGCGTTCCTGGTGTCCGAAACCGAGTTCGACGAGATCTACGGCCGTATTCGGCAACGCGGACTGCAACATTGGGCCGATCCCCACGGACAACACCCCGGGGAGATCAACCATCACGACGGCGGCCGCGGCGTCTACTTCCGGGACCCGTCCGGGCACAACCTGGAGATCATCACCCGGCCGTACGGATCCGGCAGCTGA
- a CDS encoding alpha/beta hydrolase, with protein MGSDDIRAPHKTLEIPAGDVTMVADAYGDPADPPVVLLHGGGQTRHSWGSTAADLGSKGWYAVTVDLRGHGDSTWSPDGYYGLDRFAGDVIKVADYLGRPPVYVGASLGGNSSLAAISVRPDLALGLVLVDVSPFLQPAGTSRIRDFMVSHAETGFATLEEAADAVAAYVPHRPRPRNLEGLKKNLRHRDGRWYWHWDPAFLASPLDQPVQRDPLIDPARLGAAARDLRLPTLLVRGGESDVLSIDDAKRFLELVPHAEFASVEGAHHMVAGDDNAVFEDVLDDFLARRVRSRLKLFGA; from the coding sequence ATGGGCAGCGACGACATCCGGGCACCCCACAAGACGTTGGAGATCCCGGCGGGTGACGTCACGATGGTCGCCGACGCCTACGGCGACCCGGCGGATCCGCCGGTGGTGTTGCTGCACGGCGGTGGACAGACCCGGCATTCGTGGGGATCGACCGCGGCCGATCTGGGTTCCAAGGGTTGGTACGCCGTCACCGTCGATCTGCGTGGGCACGGGGACAGCACCTGGTCCCCGGACGGCTACTACGGTCTGGACCGGTTCGCCGGGGACGTGATCAAGGTGGCCGACTACCTCGGGCGCCCGCCGGTCTACGTCGGCGCCTCGCTGGGCGGCAACTCGTCGCTGGCGGCGATCAGCGTGCGACCGGACCTGGCGCTGGGCCTGGTGCTGGTCGACGTGTCACCGTTCCTGCAGCCCGCGGGTACCAGCCGGATCCGCGATTTCATGGTCTCGCACGCCGAAACCGGTTTCGCCACACTGGAAGAGGCTGCCGACGCGGTCGCCGCCTATGTGCCGCACCGGCCGCGGCCCCGCAACCTCGAGGGCCTGAAGAAGAACCTGCGGCACCGGGACGGTCGGTGGTACTGGCATTGGGATCCGGCGTTCCTGGCCTCGCCGCTGGACCAGCCCGTGCAGCGCGATCCACTCATCGACCCGGCGCGGCTCGGTGCCGCCGCACGCGATCTGCGGCTGCCGACGCTGCTGGTGCGCGGCGGGGAGTCCGACGTGCTCAGCATCGACGACGCCAAGCGGTTCCTGGAACTGGTGCCGCACGCCGAGTTCGCCTCGGTCGAGGGCGCGCATCACATGGTGGCCGGCGACGACAACGCCGTGTTCGAGGATGTGCTCGACGACTTCCTGGCGCGCCGGGTGCGCTCGCGGCTTAAGCTGTTCGGCGCGTAG
- a CDS encoding MFS transporter, giving the protein MQRTFYSLVAAGAALIACCYGFARFAYGLFVPTFTEHFHLTPTMIGVIGAGSYVGYCVAIVTSLALTERIGPRRTAVIAGVVATTGLSVVASAPAAWVLAVGILMAGTSTGLASPPLAAAVAQRLTGHIADRAQTFVNAGTGLGVVASGPIAYLLTEQWRLAWAVYAALAALVTAWVAVTLRGEVRNQQGRTDFRRWHRPGTVALLTASLLCGVGSIAIWNFGRDVISQSHAGGLATASWIVLGAAGIVGALGGDLVQRMGFRTAWLAVVTAMSAATVLLAVAVPHAAAVLLAVTVFGATYICMTGLLLIWGTRVYRESASFGVGLAFFALAAGQGLGAPLTGLLTESFGHLTAFVTAAATGAASLLLPPASRRAGGDVPDSAPSDAPLRRP; this is encoded by the coding sequence GTGCAACGAACGTTCTATTCACTCGTGGCGGCCGGTGCGGCGCTGATCGCGTGTTGCTACGGCTTCGCCCGCTTCGCCTACGGGTTGTTCGTGCCGACATTCACCGAGCACTTCCACCTCACGCCGACCATGATCGGCGTGATCGGCGCGGGCAGCTACGTCGGCTACTGCGTGGCGATCGTGACCTCCCTCGCCCTGACCGAGCGAATCGGCCCCCGCAGGACCGCGGTGATCGCCGGCGTCGTGGCGACGACGGGTCTGAGCGTGGTGGCCAGCGCCCCGGCCGCGTGGGTGTTGGCCGTCGGCATCCTGATGGCCGGCACCAGCACCGGGCTGGCCTCCCCACCCCTGGCGGCCGCCGTCGCGCAACGACTGACCGGCCACATCGCCGACCGCGCACAAACGTTTGTCAACGCCGGCACCGGCCTGGGGGTGGTGGCCTCCGGACCCATCGCGTACCTGCTCACCGAGCAATGGCGGCTGGCGTGGGCGGTCTACGCCGCACTCGCCGCGCTGGTCACCGCGTGGGTCGCCGTCACGCTGCGCGGCGAGGTCCGAAACCAACAGGGGCGCACCGACTTCCGCCGATGGCATCGGCCGGGAACGGTGGCGCTGTTGACCGCGTCGCTGCTGTGCGGTGTCGGCAGTATCGCAATCTGGAACTTCGGGCGTGACGTGATCAGCCAATCACATGCCGGCGGGCTGGCCACGGCCTCGTGGATCGTCCTCGGAGCGGCCGGCATCGTCGGCGCCCTGGGTGGGGACCTGGTGCAGCGGATGGGCTTTCGCACGGCGTGGCTGGCCGTCGTGACCGCCATGTCCGCTGCCACGGTCCTGCTGGCCGTCGCGGTGCCGCACGCTGCGGCGGTCCTGCTGGCGGTGACCGTCTTCGGGGCGACCTACATCTGCATGACCGGGTTGCTGTTGATCTGGGGTACCCGCGTCTACCGGGAGTCCGCATCCTTCGGGGTGGGCCTGGCGTTCTTCGCCCTGGCGGCCGGGCAAGGACTCGGAGCGCCGCTGACCGGCCTGCTGACCGAATCTTTCGGCCACCTCACCGCATTCGTGACGGCGGCCGCCACCGGGGCCGCGTCGCTGCTGCTGCCTCCGGCGTCGCGACGCGCCGGCGGGGACGTTCCGGACTCCGCGCCGTCGGATGCCCCGCTTCGCCGCCCTTGA
- a CDS encoding AmiS/UreI family transporter has product MGNVGLVLVGVVLFVNGLVSVGVVSPRSAAPLNLFVGTAQVVLPTLVLVQAGADTALVNATWPSYLFGFTYLWFGLIQLTDLDPRGFGWYSAFVAAVVAYYAVKTVGTNPTFAVLWASYAFMWSLFFVLLGLGVTTLGRLDLGHFTGWVLVLLGIPTCTLPGILLLNGVWSTSAVAGFGALAALAVGIGASVVLARRSAVRAAAAVAPAEQIVVERVGEPQLV; this is encoded by the coding sequence ATGGGCAACGTCGGTTTGGTACTCGTCGGGGTGGTGTTGTTCGTCAATGGACTGGTCTCGGTGGGTGTGGTCAGTCCTCGCAGCGCCGCCCCGCTGAATCTGTTCGTCGGCACCGCGCAGGTGGTGCTGCCGACGCTGGTGCTGGTGCAGGCGGGCGCGGACACGGCGCTGGTCAACGCCACCTGGCCCAGCTACCTGTTCGGATTCACCTACCTGTGGTTCGGGCTCATCCAACTCACCGACCTCGACCCGCGTGGGTTCGGTTGGTACAGCGCGTTTGTCGCGGCGGTCGTCGCCTATTACGCCGTCAAGACCGTCGGGACCAACCCGACGTTCGCGGTGCTGTGGGCCAGCTATGCGTTCATGTGGTCGCTGTTCTTCGTGCTGCTGGGGTTGGGCGTCACCACCCTCGGGCGGTTGGATCTCGGGCATTTCACCGGTTGGGTGCTGGTCCTGCTGGGCATCCCGACGTGCACGCTGCCGGGGATCCTGCTGCTCAACGGGGTGTGGTCGACCTCGGCGGTCGCCGGTTTCGGTGCGCTGGCGGCGCTGGCGGTGGGCATCGGGGCGTCCGTCGTGCTGGCGCGGCGCAGCGCGGTGCGTGCCGCGGCCGCGGTGGCGCCCGCGGAGCAGATTGTGGTGGAAAGGGTGGGGGAGCCGCAGTTGGTGTGA